In one window of Burkholderia cenocepacia DNA:
- the coaE gene encoding dephospho-CoA kinase (Dephospho-CoA kinase (CoaE) performs the final step in coenzyme A biosynthesis.) has translation MFSVGLTGGIGSGKTTVADLFGARGASLVDTDLIAHRITAPGGLAMPAIEQAFGQGFVAADGSLDRAKMRTLIFSDDDARRRLEAITHPLIRAETDREAREARGPYVMFVVPLLVESGTWKARSNRVLVVDCPVETQIARVMRRNGFTREQVEAIIARQATREARLAAADDVIVNDAATPDALTAQVDALHQRYVGFAAAAH, from the coding sequence ATGTTTTCAGTAGGACTCACGGGCGGCATCGGCAGCGGCAAGACGACCGTTGCCGACCTGTTCGGCGCCCGTGGCGCATCGCTCGTCGATACCGACCTGATTGCCCACCGCATCACCGCGCCGGGCGGCCTCGCGATGCCGGCGATCGAGCAGGCCTTCGGTCAGGGCTTTGTGGCCGCCGACGGCTCGCTCGATCGCGCGAAGATGCGCACGCTGATCTTCAGCGACGACGACGCGCGCCGGCGCCTCGAAGCGATCACGCATCCGCTGATCCGCGCGGAGACCGATCGCGAGGCGCGCGAAGCACGGGGCCCGTACGTGATGTTCGTCGTGCCGTTGCTCGTCGAGTCGGGCACCTGGAAGGCGCGCAGCAATCGTGTGCTCGTCGTCGACTGCCCGGTCGAAACGCAGATCGCGCGCGTGATGCGACGCAACGGTTTCACGCGCGAACAGGTCGAAGCGATCATCGCGCGCCAGGCGACGCGCGAAGCGCGCCTCGCGGCGGCCGACGATGTGATCGTCAACGACGCGGCCACGCCCGACGCGCTCACCGCCCAGGTCGATGCACTGCACCAACGCTATGTCGGATTCGCGGCCGCCGCGCACTGA
- a CDS encoding prepilin peptidase, which translates to MTPAPLSAVSDSPESTLLALAMLPPALQYALAVVIGLCIGSFLNVVVHRLPVMMQRAWQAEIAEATGAAGAPPNDGYPPRYDLWRPRSACPHCGHVLRAWENVPLLSYLMLRGRCRRCGHPIGIRYPLVELACALLAAGSLAAFGPTVAAFAAFALCAALLAMSAIDIRTGYLPDSMTLPLLWAGLVLNLGGTFTSLRSAVIGAMAGYLFLWSIYWLFKWLRGIEGIGFGDLKLLAALGAWMGWAALPQVVLFAAVTGAVVGLVATWRGRMRFEEPIPFGPFLAAGGVATLFFGTPFYAALGG; encoded by the coding sequence ATGACGCCAGCGCCCCTGTCCGCCGTATCCGATTCGCCCGAGAGCACGCTGCTCGCGCTGGCGATGCTGCCGCCCGCGCTGCAGTACGCGTTAGCGGTCGTCATCGGCCTTTGCATCGGCAGTTTCCTGAATGTGGTCGTGCACCGGTTGCCCGTGATGATGCAGCGCGCGTGGCAGGCCGAGATCGCCGAAGCGACCGGCGCCGCGGGCGCCCCGCCCAACGACGGTTATCCGCCACGCTACGATCTGTGGCGCCCGCGCAGCGCCTGCCCGCACTGCGGCCACGTGTTGCGCGCCTGGGAAAACGTTCCGCTCCTTAGCTACCTGATGCTGCGCGGACGCTGCCGGCGCTGCGGCCACCCAATCGGTATCCGCTATCCGCTCGTCGAACTCGCGTGCGCACTGCTCGCGGCCGGCTCGCTCGCGGCGTTCGGCCCGACCGTCGCCGCGTTCGCCGCGTTCGCGCTGTGCGCGGCGCTGCTCGCGATGAGCGCAATCGATATCCGGACCGGCTACCTGCCCGACTCGATGACGCTGCCATTGCTGTGGGCCGGGCTCGTGCTGAACCTCGGCGGCACTTTCACGTCGCTGCGCTCGGCCGTGATCGGCGCGATGGCCGGCTACCTGTTCCTGTGGTCGATCTACTGGCTGTTCAAATGGCTGCGCGGCATCGAGGGCATCGGTTTCGGCGACCTGAAGCTGCTTGCCGCGCTCGGCGCATGGATGGGCTGGGCCGCACTGCCGCAAGTCGTGCTGTTCGCGGCGGTGACCGGCGCGGTCGTCGGGCTCGTCGCGACCTGGCGCGGCCGCATGCGCTTCGAGGAGCCGATCCCGTTCGGCCCGTTCCTCGCGGCCGGCGGCGTCGCCACGCTGTTTTTCGGCACCCCTTTCTATGCGGCGCTCGGAGGCTGA
- a CDS encoding type II secretion system F family protein produces MRTPPRETRFAWRGRHRDGSPRRGTVIAFDATAARATLARDGIAVLSLDLRGSARPPAAAARDITRFTRQLASLLQAGLPLAPSLEMLARTRTRDGVPRIAAGLAREIVGGQRFADALARYPSQFGTLYRQLIEVGEASGSLGIVLTRIAEHRERADAQWRKLRAALAYPAAVILFALAISAALMVWVVPTFRQIFDGFGAALPAPTRALLALSSALSAWGGVLLAGAAATGLAAQHALQRSAALRHALARRLLRAPFAGSALARFAAARWCRSLATLLGAGVPLADAFATLERTAGHPVFAHATAHIAARVLRGVRLADAMHSAGCFPDDVVQPIAVAEETGALDTMLADIAALCERQLDARLDTLAALGEPLIVIVLGALVGGLVIAMYLPILQLGNVV; encoded by the coding sequence ATGCGCACGCCACCGCGCGAAACCCGCTTTGCATGGCGCGGCCGCCATCGCGACGGTTCGCCCCGCCGCGGGACCGTCATCGCCTTCGACGCCACGGCCGCACGCGCCACGCTCGCGCGCGACGGCATCGCGGTACTGTCGCTCGATCTTCGCGGGTCGGCCCGTCCGCCTGCGGCGGCCGCGCGTGACATCACACGCTTCACGCGCCAGCTCGCGAGCCTGCTGCAGGCCGGCCTGCCGCTCGCGCCGTCGCTCGAAATGCTCGCGCGCACCCGCACGCGCGACGGCGTGCCCCGCATCGCCGCAGGGCTCGCCCGCGAGATCGTCGGCGGCCAGCGCTTCGCCGATGCGCTCGCACGCTATCCATCGCAATTCGGCACGCTGTATCGCCAGTTGATCGAGGTCGGCGAGGCGTCCGGTTCGCTCGGCATCGTGCTGACGCGGATTGCGGAACACCGCGAGCGCGCCGATGCGCAATGGCGCAAGCTGCGTGCCGCGCTCGCGTATCCGGCCGCCGTCATCCTGTTCGCACTTGCGATCTCCGCAGCATTGATGGTGTGGGTCGTGCCGACCTTCCGGCAGATCTTCGACGGCTTCGGCGCCGCCCTGCCCGCGCCGACCCGCGCACTGCTCGCGCTGTCCTCCGCGCTGTCGGCATGGGGCGGCGTACTCCTGGCCGGTGCGGCCGCCACGGGGCTCGCCGCACAGCACGCGCTTCAGCGCTCGGCCGCGCTACGCCATGCGCTCGCACGGCGCCTGCTGCGCGCGCCGTTCGCGGGCAGCGCGCTGGCACGGTTCGCGGCCGCACGCTGGTGCCGGTCGCTGGCGACCCTGCTCGGCGCCGGCGTGCCGCTCGCCGATGCGTTCGCCACGCTCGAGCGCACCGCCGGCCATCCGGTGTTCGCGCACGCCACCGCGCACATCGCCGCACGCGTGCTGCGCGGCGTGCGTCTGGCCGATGCGATGCATTCGGCTGGCTGCTTTCCGGACGACGTCGTGCAACCAATTGCCGTCGCCGAGGAAACCGGTGCGCTCGACACGATGCTCGCCGACATCGCCGCATTGTGCGAACGCCAGCTCGACGCGCGTCTCGATACGCTCGCGGCGTTGGGTGAACCGTTGATCGTGATCGTCCTGGGCGCACTCGTCGGCGGCCTCGTGATCGCGATGTACCTGCCGATCCTTCAGCTCGGCAACGTGGTGTAG
- a CDS encoding GspE/PulE family protein has product MHFPSPGAPLHTQSPPAHSDAPAAAPHALDAAQLDDAPAVRLLTDTLHAARVRDASDIHVEPFEAGWRIRLRIDGVLHEHARPPLHLRDALVTRIKVLSRMDIAERRLPQDGRLRIAIDGGTRGDYRVSSLPTLFGEKLVLRRLETLPPDLTLANLGFDARQAAAMEAAIRAPHGLVLVTGPTGSGKTLSLYCALQMLDRDAHNVCTVEDPAEIQLDGINQVGVADKAGLTFATALRALLRQDPDVIMVGEIRDAETADVAIKAAQTGHLVLSTLHTNDAPAAVARLLDIGVAPYNLAAALHLVTAQRLVRRLCVACRVHSDASAHALREAGCDPAALAAGWRPFVARGCSACHGIGYRGRIGLHQTMPVSPGLAERIVARASVGELAQCVAAEGVRTLRDAAFARVLDGTTSIAEAVAATPAV; this is encoded by the coding sequence ATGCATTTCCCTTCCCCCGGGGCGCCGCTGCACACGCAGTCGCCGCCCGCGCATTCCGACGCGCCAGCGGCCGCGCCCCATGCACTCGATGCGGCGCAGCTCGACGATGCCCCCGCCGTACGCCTGCTGACGGATACGCTACACGCGGCGCGTGTGCGCGACGCGTCGGACATCCACGTCGAGCCATTCGAGGCCGGCTGGCGCATCCGTCTGCGCATCGACGGCGTGCTGCATGAACATGCGCGCCCACCGCTGCACCTGCGCGATGCGCTCGTCACGCGGATCAAGGTGCTCTCGCGCATGGACATCGCCGAGCGGCGGCTTCCGCAGGACGGCCGGCTGCGCATCGCGATCGACGGCGGCACGCGCGGCGACTACCGCGTCAGTTCGCTGCCCACGCTGTTCGGCGAAAAGCTCGTGCTGCGGCGGCTCGAAACGCTGCCGCCCGATCTCACGCTTGCCAACCTCGGCTTCGACGCGCGGCAGGCCGCCGCGATGGAGGCCGCGATCCGCGCGCCGCATGGCCTCGTGCTCGTCACGGGCCCGACCGGCAGCGGCAAGACGCTGTCGCTCTACTGCGCGCTGCAGATGCTCGATCGCGACGCGCACAACGTCTGCACGGTGGAAGATCCCGCCGAAATCCAGCTCGACGGGATCAACCAGGTGGGAGTCGCCGACAAGGCGGGGCTCACGTTCGCGACGGCGCTGCGCGCGCTGTTGCGGCAGGACCCGGACGTCATCATGGTCGGCGAGATTCGCGATGCGGAGACGGCCGATGTCGCGATCAAGGCCGCGCAGACGGGCCATCTCGTGCTGTCGACGCTGCACACGAACGACGCGCCGGCCGCCGTCGCGCGGCTGCTCGACATCGGCGTCGCGCCATACAACCTCGCGGCCGCACTGCACCTCGTCACCGCGCAGCGCCTCGTCCGGCGCCTGTGCGTCGCGTGCCGCGTGCATTCCGACGCATCGGCGCACGCGCTGCGGGAAGCCGGCTGCGACCCGGCGGCGCTGGCAGCCGGATGGCGGCCGTTCGTCGCGCGCGGCTGTTCCGCCTGTCACGGCATCGGCTATCGCGGCCGCATCGGCCTGCATCAGACGATGCCGGTATCGCCCGGGCTGGCCGAGCGCATCGTCGCGCGGGCGAGCGTCGGCGAGCTCGCGCAATGCGTGGCGGCCGAGGGCGTGCGCACGCTGCGCGACGCGGCATTCGCGCGCGTCCTGGACGGCACGACGAGCATCGCGGAAGCCGTCGCCGCCACCCCCGCGGTGTGA
- a CDS encoding HlyC/CorC family transporter, with product MDQIPLWAQIGAVFLLLLCSSFFSISETAMMALNRHRLKHLAGQGALGAKTTQGLLTRTDLLLSVILIGNNLFNTIIPVLTTSLALHTFGRNNLALSIATGVVAFLIIVFAEIAPKIVGATFPERIALPASLVIAPLMRVFKPVVWFVNALANGVLWVLRINTKKGRDQRMSADELRAIVLESSSFMPTKHRSILLNLFDLENITVDDVMVPRRQIESLNFYAPLDDILHQLETCYHNRLVVYEGDIDKVLGVLHVRKTLTGLHNQDFDRETLRTLLAEPYYVPSGTPVVQQLQFFQETRQRTALVVNEYGELEGLVTPEDIIEELIGEFTTSMPRSERAGGWDENGECIVSASMPLRELNRWLHLKLPTDGPKTLNGLVLEILEEIPEDDVCLKIGDVMLEVMRSDDQAVRTVKLFKPRGTRTGRTATR from the coding sequence GTGGACCAAATTCCCTTATGGGCGCAAATCGGCGCCGTCTTCCTGCTTCTCCTCTGTTCCAGCTTCTTTTCCATTTCCGAGACCGCGATGATGGCGCTCAATCGCCATCGGCTGAAGCACCTCGCCGGTCAGGGCGCACTCGGCGCGAAAACCACGCAGGGGCTGCTCACGCGCACTGACTTGCTGCTCAGCGTGATCCTGATCGGCAACAACCTGTTCAACACGATCATCCCGGTCCTCACGACGTCGCTCGCGCTCCATACGTTCGGCCGCAACAACCTCGCGCTGTCGATCGCGACCGGCGTCGTCGCGTTCCTGATCATCGTGTTCGCGGAAATCGCCCCGAAGATCGTCGGCGCGACGTTCCCCGAACGCATCGCGCTGCCGGCAAGCCTCGTGATCGCCCCGCTGATGCGCGTGTTCAAGCCGGTCGTCTGGTTCGTCAACGCGCTCGCGAACGGCGTGCTGTGGGTACTGCGCATCAACACGAAGAAGGGCCGCGACCAGCGGATGTCGGCCGACGAGTTGCGGGCCATCGTGCTCGAATCGAGCAGTTTCATGCCGACCAAGCACCGCAGCATCCTGCTCAACCTGTTCGACCTCGAGAACATTACGGTCGACGATGTGATGGTGCCGCGCCGCCAGATCGAGTCGCTCAACTTCTACGCGCCGCTCGACGACATCCTGCATCAGCTCGAAACCTGCTACCACAACCGCCTGGTCGTCTATGAAGGCGACATCGACAAGGTGCTCGGCGTGCTGCACGTGCGCAAGACGCTCACCGGGCTGCACAACCAGGATTTCGACCGCGAGACGCTGCGCACGCTGCTCGCCGAGCCGTACTACGTGCCGTCCGGCACGCCGGTGGTCCAGCAGCTCCAGTTCTTCCAGGAAACGCGGCAGCGCACCGCGCTCGTCGTCAACGAGTACGGCGAACTCGAAGGGCTCGTCACGCCAGAAGACATCATCGAGGAGCTGATCGGCGAATTCACGACGTCGATGCCGCGCAGCGAACGCGCGGGCGGCTGGGACGAGAACGGCGAATGCATCGTCTCGGCCAGCATGCCGCTGCGCGAACTGAACCGCTGGCTGCACCTGAAGCTGCCGACCGACGGGCCGAAGACGCTGAACGGACTGGTGCTCGAGATCCTCGAGGAAATTCCGGAAGACGACGTGTGCCTGAAAATCGGCGACGTGATGCTCGAAGTGATGCGCAGCGACGATCAGGCAGTACGCACCGTCAAGCTCTTCAAGCCGCGCGGCACGCGTACCGGACGCACCGCCACGCGCTAA